The Fulvivirga maritima genome segment ATATTCAAATCTTTGATTAGCAGAAAGGGCTCCAAAGGTGCCTATGGGCTCTGGGTTGAGTATGAGTTCTTCCACACTTTCTTCAGGAAAATTTTTAAGCTTGGCTATTTTATATATTAATTCTCTTTCTTCAGAATCGAAGTTTCTGTCAGCCTCTGCCAGTTGTATTAATATATTTAGTTGTTTCCTGGTTACTATGTCCATTCTGTAATAGGGATGTGAATAATTTAGGTTGGGTTTAAAATTAATCTTTTTATATGAATTAACATAAGTCGTTCATGAATAGTTATAAACATGCTAATACTTCAATTATTGGCTGAGCCGGTTTCGGAGTATTCTTTATCTTTATTATGGTTAACATAAATATCTTTAGCCATATAGATGGCTTGTAGCATAGAAGACTCGCTGGCGGTGTTTTTTCCGGCTATGTCATAGGCAGTGCCATGATCTGGAGAGGTTCTGATAATAGGTAAACCAGCAGTGAAATTAACGCCATTTTCAAAAGCTAATGTTTTGAAAGGAATTAATCCCTGATCATGATACATGGCTAATACCGCATCGAACTTGGTATAATCATTTTTACCAAAAAAGCCATCAGCCGGGTAGGGGCCAAATACTAACTTGCCTTCATTTTTAAACTGGTTGATTACTGGCTTAATCACCTCATCATCTTCTTTACCTAAAAGGCCATTTTCACCAGCATGAGGGTTAAGACCCAGAAGCGCTATTTTTGGTTTTTGAATACCAAAATCATTTCTAAGAGAAGCTTCCATTATGCTGAGCTTCTCGGTGATAAGTTCTTTTGTAAGTTTTTTACTTACCTCTTTTATTGGTAAGTGGCCGGTAACAACTCCTACTTTAAGGTTATCAGTAGCCATAAACATAAGACTTTCCTTAGCTCCGAATTTTTCAGTAAGGTATTCTGTGTGGCCGGCAAACTTAAATTTATCGTTCTGTATGTTGTTTTTATTTATCGGAGCAGTAACTATGGCGTCTATAAAACCTTGTTTTAAATGTTGGGTAGCCTTCTCTAAAGCCAGAAAAGAGGATTTGCCTCCACCTTCGGTCACTTCACCAGTGTTGATTTCAATCATTTCATTCCAACAGTTGACTACATTAACCTTGCGGTTTTGAAATTTGCCATCATCTTTTACCTGGGTGAAGTTGAAATCTTCATACTTTAAAGTTTTTCTATAATATGAAAGCACTTTAGATGATCCGTAAATAACCGGGGTCAGATAATTGAGTAAGCGGTTATCTCTGAGGGATTTAATGATTACTTCCGGGCCTATGCCATTGATGTCACCTATGGTAATTCCTATTCTTGGTTTATCCTGATGTTTTGAATGATTGCTCATTATTTTTTATATATCTTTAGCCGCCACCTGGGTACAGAAGGCAGAATTCTGTTTATTAAAGGTGTACGCAATTTAAATTTTTTTCTTTTCATTGAAAAAACATGGTTAAACCTAAAAAACATCTTGGTCAGCATTTTCTTAAGGATACGGACATTGCGCATGATATAGTGAAGGCTGTAAAGAAGCAGCAAAAAGGAATGAAAATATTAGAAATTGGGCCAGGAACAGGTGTTTTGACTCAGTTTTTAGTTAAAGAATACCCAGATGACTTAGTGCTTATAGATCTGGATAAGGAGTCTATTAATTATTTGGAAAAGCATTATAGCGAGATCAAAGAAAATATCATCTATGGTGATTTTCTTAGGCTTGATCTTAGTGAACGACTGGGAGAAAAGTATGTTATAATAGGAAACTTTCCTTATAACATTTCTTCGCAAATATTCTTTAAGGTATTAGAAGACAAAGAAAAAGTGGTAGAAGTAGTGGGTATGCTGCAAAAGGAAGTAGCTGAGCGATTGGCTTCACCTCCGGGAAATAAAAATTACGGTATACTGAGTGTATTGCTTCAGGCTTTTTATGATATAGAATATTTATTTACAGTGGGTAGAGAGGTTTTTGATCCGCCTCCAAAAGTGCAGTCTGGTGTAATAAGGCTGGTCAGAAATGAGCGACAAACACTGGATTGTGATGAGGATCTTTTTAAAAGAGTAGTAAAACAAGGCTTTCAAAACCGCAGGAAAACCTTGCGGAACGCCTTAAAACCTCTAAATTTGACCGATGAAGTAAAGCAGCTTCCTGTACTGAATAAACGCGCTGAAGAACTTTCTGTTAAAGAGTTTGAGGAATTGACTAATACCGTGGCTAGTGGAAGAATTAATGAAGTTTGAGTTAACTAATGAGTTTCGAGAGCGCTTTGCACAGGCTGTGGAAGAGCGTGATGAGGCTTTTATAATTGCTTCTTTAGAAGGGGAGATGCCTGCTGACATCTCCACTCTGTTACATGAGTTTGAAACAGAAGATTCTAAATATGTTATTGACTTACTCCCTTCTGAGGTAAGAGCAGATATTATCAATGATCTTGATGAAGATATCAGGAGCCGCTTTCTTAAGGCTTTTGAACCCACAGAAATTACCGAAATAGTTAATCACCTTGACTCTGATGATGCAGTTGATATTTTAAATGAGCTGCCCATTAAAGAGCGTGAAGAGGTAATTGCCTTTATAGATAATCAGGAGAAAGAAGCTAATATTCTTGATCTGCTTAGGTATGATGAGGATGTGGCCGGTGGGCTAATGGCTAAAGAGCTTATTAAGGCTAATGTAAACTGGAGCGTGGTGCAATGTATTGAAGAAATTCGTCGCCAGGCTGAAAATGTGCAAAAGCTCTATTCAGTATACGTAGTAGATGATAATGATAAGTTATTAGGTCGGGTTTCTCTAAAGAAAATTATTCTGGCAGAGGATAATATGCATATCGCGGATATTTATGATCCTGGTGTTACTTCTGTAGAAACTTATATGTCAGAAGAAGAGGTGGCTCAAGTGATGCGGAAGTATGATTTAGATGCCGTGCCAGTAGTAAATATGCAAGGCAAGTTGTTAGGTAGAATCACCATAGATGATGTGGTGGATGTAATTACCGAGCTGGCAGATGAAGAAAGGCAGATGATGTCTGGTATTTCTGAAGACGTAGAAGAGGCTGATAGCATCTGGATGCTGACCCGAGCACGTTTACCATGGCTTATAGTAGGGGTTATGGGAGGTTTCATTAGTGCTCGCCTTATAGGTGTGTTTGAAGAGGAGCTGACCCGGATTACGGCCATTGCTTTTTTTATACCACTAATTCAGGCTACTGGAGGTAATGTGGGTATTCAGTCATCATCCATAGTGCTTCAAAGTTTGGCTAACCCCTCAGCATTCAATGACAGTATGCAAAAGAGGCTTTTTAAAGTGTTTATAATTGCCGCTTTAAACGGAGCCGTGCTTTCTACATTAGTATATGGAGGTAATCTTCTTACCGGCGGAGCAGTTAGCCTGGCTCTGGTAGTATCTATCGCTTTATTTTGTGTGGTGCTTATAGCTTCATTAATAGGAACTATTACACCACTTATTTTACACAAATTTGGCTTTAATCCCGCACTGGCATCAGGTCCATTTATTACTACGACCAATGACCTCATGGGGCTAGCCATTTATTTTTATACTGTACATCTTTTATTATGAATTGTCTAATTGTAGATTATATGCATGATAGTCTTCAGCAGTCATTGCTGGATATTGGCGTGCAACCAGATTATCAGCCCACCATCAAGAGAGAGAGGATTTTAGAAATCATTTCTGAATATGAAGGCCTTATTATAAGGAGCAAAACCCGAGTAGATGAGGAGATTGTAAGCAAAGCTTCTAAGCTAGTGTTTATTGGTAGAGCGGGTGCAGGTATTGATAACCTGGATGAGGAGGCGATAGAAAAACGAAATATTACAATATTTAATGCACCAGAAGGTAATAGAAATGCGCTGGGCGAGCATACGCTTGGTTTATTGCTTTCTGTAATGAATAATATAGCCCGATCAGATAAAGAAGTGAGAGATCACATCTGGGATAGAGAGGGAAATCGTGGTTATGAGATTGAAGGTAAAACGGTAGCCCTGCTTGGTTATGGTCATATGGGAGGTTCATTTGCGAAAAAAGTGAAAGGAATGGATACCCGGGTAATTGCTTATGACAAGTATAAGGAAGGTTACTCTGATGGAATAGTGGAAGAGGTGTCTATGGAAGAGGTGTATAATGAAGCCGATGTATTTAGTATACATGTGCCTTTAACTGCCGAAACTAAAGCATTGGTAGATTATGATTACTTAAGTAAGTTTAAGAAACAAATATACTTATTGAATACCTCGAGGGGAGAGGTGGTGCCTTTGGATGGTGTGTGTAAACACCTTGAAGAGGGAAAAATTATAGGAGCTGGGTTAGATGTGCTTGAGAATGAAAAACTTAAAACTCTAAACGAAAAGCAGAAGAAATCATTTGAATATTTAACTAATTCGAATAAAACAGTACTTACTCCTCATATTGCAGGTTGGTCATTTGAGTCATATGAGAGGATTAATGAAGTATTAGTTGATAAAATAAATGGCTTTTTAAGTGAAAGAAAATAAGAGATATTACATGTTGTAATTCAAATTATTATTGAATATCATTTATTTTTTGCTCGCTTTTTTGCTAATATAGTCTTGTTCGCATAGTTGATAGTTAGTTTTAATTTTTTGGTATAAAGCGCCCGATGTTGCTTAAAAATCGTAATAAAAAGTTTATAGAATATGTAAATTCAATTGTTGAGAAACCACTTCTCACCTCAGCACTGGTGTTAGTGGTTTTGACAATAATTGTCTTAGGGTTGAGTATGTCGTACTATTTGTCTGAGTTTCATGACTTTTTCGGACAGGTACTGGCGGAAGCACACGGCATGCTCTTCGATATTGCAGTCATAGGTATGCTTATTTTCTGGCTTAATAAAAATGGAGAGATCCGTCAGCGAATAAGGACTTATAGAGATGAGATAGATGACTTCCGTTTATGGGAATCGGAAGAGGCTGCTTTTAGAACTGTGGGTAACATAAAAAGGCTTAATAGACATAATATACACGAAATTAACCTAGTTAACTGCCATTTGGCTCGCACTAACCTTAACTATGTAAACCTCTCAGGATCTAACCTTAACTCAGCTGATATTTCAAATGCATTCTTAATAGAGACTAACTTGGAAAACACCAGGCTGAACCAAACTAACCTGGAGAATTCGAACCTTAATCAGGCCTCTTTAAAGGGAGCATATGCCAGTGGTGCTAATTTTAAGGATGCTTATTTAATAAAAGCTCAACTGGAAAATGCCTTCCTTATAAAAACTAATTTTAAAAATGCGTTTTTGATGGAAGCTAATCTAAGAAATTGCTATCTTACAGGGGCTAATTTCGAAAATGCGAGTCTTTATAAGGCTGATCTAAGAGGCGCCAAAGGGCTTACCATAGAGCAGCTCACTCAGGCCAAAACGTTGTACCTCGCACAGTTTGATGATGAAATTTTGAGTCAAATAAGAACGAATATGCCAGAATTGGTAGGCAAGTAGTTTTATACTCATATTTTGAACATCAACAAGGAAATACTAACTTTGTAGTACAAACAATACGACAATAATTAAATCAAACGGTTTCACACCAGAGGCCGTTATTTGTTTTTTATAGAGATTATAAAATTGAAAAAATATGGGACAGGTTGCATACTATACTAAAGAAGGTTTAGATAAGTTAAAAACCGAACTTAATGACCTAAAGACAAAAGGTAGGTCTGATATAGCCAAACAAATTGCTGAAGCAAGAGATAAAGGAGACTTAAGTGAGAATGCGGAATATGATGCAGCTAAGGATGCTCAAGGGCACTTAGAGGCTAAAATAGCTCAGTTAGAAGAGGTGGTTGGAAATGCCAGAGTAATTGATGAAAGTAGTATTGATACTTCTAAAGTTTCTATTCTTTCGAAAGTGAAAATAAAGAATAAGAAAAACGGAGCTGTATTTACTTATTCATTGGTTTCTGAAGAGGAAGCAGATCTAAAAGCTAGTAAAATATCTGTGCAATCTCCCATAGGAAAAGGTTTGCTGGGTAAGAAAGAGGGTGATACCGCTCAGATACAAACTCCTGGCGGTGAAATCGAATTTGAAATCGTAGAAATCGGAATCTAATGGCTTCTATATTCACTAAAATAATAAATAGAGAGATCCCTGGTCATATTGTGGCTGAGGATGATAACTTCATTTCTTTTTTAGATATCAGTCCCTTAGTGCAGGGACACTGTCTGGTAGTGCCTAAGAAGGAAGTAGATTACATCTTTGATCTTGATGACGAAACACTCTCTGGCCTTAATATCTTTGCTAAAAGAGTGGCTAAGGCGGTAGAAAAGGTGGTTCCTTGCTTAAGAATAGGAGTAGCAGTTATAGGAGTAGAAGTGCCTCACACGCATATTCACCTGGTGCCGTTAAATGCAGTAGGCGATATTAATTTTGCTAAACCAAAGCTGAGCCCTTCACAAGAGGAATTGACTCAGATGGCTGAAAAAATTAAAGCGGCTTTCGAATAATTAGATAAAATCAATATCTACGTTATATGGATATCTCATAAGCATTTGAAGTGCTTTATCTACAGTGAGATCTCCAAAAAGAACATCATACAGAGCCTCCGTAATGGGGGCTCTTTTGTTTGCAGATTCTACCATTTTTTTAGCTATTCTAACGGTATTTACCCCTTCTGCTACCTCTTCCATAGTAGCTATGATTTGATCCAGAGATTCTCCTTGTGCAAGTCGGTAGCCCACAGTGTAGTTTCTACTTAAAGTACTATTGCAGGTCGCTACCAAATCACCAATTCCGGCTACGCCAAGAAAAGCATGTACATCACCTCCCATTATTTTGCCTAAATGGATCATTTCTACCATTCCCCGGCTAATAAGCAGACCCTTGGCATTTTCGCCTAGTCCCAAGCCACTAAGAGCACCAGAAGCAATGGCTATTATGTTTTTAAGAACACCAGCCAGTTCTATGCCTATCAAGTCATTGTTTCCATAAACTTGAAAGCGGTCATTTCTCAGTAATCTCTCACCTTCTTTTATCACCTCTCCATAATGGCTCGCTACCACTGTGGCCGCCGGCTGTGCTTTGGCCATTTCTTTAGCCAGGTTGGGGCCTGCAAGACAACCCACCCTAATCACCACGCTTTCGTCCATGATTACTTCGCTCATGGTTTTTATATTTTCTCTGTTAAGTTCTTTTACAGAGTCTATGGTTTCTCCTTTAGGCAGGGAAATATCAAGGCCTTTGGTACCATGAATAAGAATGTGGTACGGATGCAAGTAGGGTGAGAGCTGCTGCATCATAGTACGAAAAGCCGAAGATGGAACAATAGGGAAGATAACATCACAAACACTGGCCAGGTAGCTTAGATCTCCTGTAGCAGTAATGTTAGTGTGAAGCTTTTGCCCTCGGTTCTCCTTTTGTTCGGCAATTTTTTTAATGGTCTCACTGTCTCTGGCGTATAAAAGTACTTCGCTTTTTTCTGCAAGAATGTTAGCTATGGCAGAACCAAAGCTGCCAGCTCCAATTACACCTACAGGTTTTTTAGATATATTCTTCGAGGCCATAGCCATCAGTTCGGTTGTGATAATAATATAAAGTTGCCATATCCTGAGTGATAATATCGCCTTTTTTGTTAAACATAAGAGGCCTTTTGGTATGATACATACCCACATTGCTGATGCCTAACTTTATAACTTCATCTATGTCATTTTTTAAATGGGGAGCAATATTAACCATTTTCTTTTTCTTGAGCTTATAGACTTCATCTCTTAATCGCC includes the following:
- the pdxA gene encoding 4-hydroxythreonine-4-phosphate dehydrogenase PdxA → MSNHSKHQDKPRIGITIGDINGIGPEVIIKSLRDNRLLNYLTPVIYGSSKVLSYYRKTLKYEDFNFTQVKDDGKFQNRKVNVVNCWNEMIEINTGEVTEGGGKSSFLALEKATQHLKQGFIDAIVTAPINKNNIQNDKFKFAGHTEYLTEKFGAKESLMFMATDNLKVGVVTGHLPIKEVSKKLTKELITEKLSIMEASLRNDFGIQKPKIALLGLNPHAGENGLLGKEDDEVIKPVINQFKNEGKLVFGPYPADGFFGKNDYTKFDAVLAMYHDQGLIPFKTLAFENGVNFTAGLPIIRTSPDHGTAYDIAGKNTASESSMLQAIYMAKDIYVNHNKDKEYSETGSANN
- the mgtE gene encoding magnesium transporter — its product is MKFELTNEFRERFAQAVEERDEAFIIASLEGEMPADISTLLHEFETEDSKYVIDLLPSEVRADIINDLDEDIRSRFLKAFEPTEITEIVNHLDSDDAVDILNELPIKEREEVIAFIDNQEKEANILDLLRYDEDVAGGLMAKELIKANVNWSVVQCIEEIRRQAENVQKLYSVYVVDDNDKLLGRVSLKKIILAEDNMHIADIYDPGVTSVETYMSEEEVAQVMRKYDLDAVPVVNMQGKLLGRITIDDVVDVITELADEERQMMSGISEDVEEADSIWMLTRARLPWLIVGVMGGFISARLIGVFEEELTRITAIAFFIPLIQATGGNVGIQSSSIVLQSLANPSAFNDSMQKRLFKVFIIAALNGAVLSTLVYGGNLLTGGAVSLALVVSIALFCVVLIASLIGTITPLILHKFGFNPALASGPFITTTNDLMGLAIYFYTVHLLL
- a CDS encoding pentapeptide repeat-containing protein; this translates as MSYYLSEFHDFFGQVLAEAHGMLFDIAVIGMLIFWLNKNGEIRQRIRTYRDEIDDFRLWESEEAAFRTVGNIKRLNRHNIHEINLVNCHLARTNLNYVNLSGSNLNSADISNAFLIETNLENTRLNQTNLENSNLNQASLKGAYASGANFKDAYLIKAQLENAFLIKTNFKNAFLMEANLRNCYLTGANFENASLYKADLRGAKGLTIEQLTQAKTLYLAQFDDEILSQIRTNMPELVGK
- a CDS encoding HIT family protein, with protein sequence MASIFTKIINREIPGHIVAEDDNFISFLDISPLVQGHCLVVPKKEVDYIFDLDDETLSGLNIFAKRVAKAVEKVVPCLRIGVAVIGVEVPHTHIHLVPLNAVGDINFAKPKLSPSQEELTQMAEKIKAAFE
- the greA gene encoding transcription elongation factor GreA, yielding MGQVAYYTKEGLDKLKTELNDLKTKGRSDIAKQIAEARDKGDLSENAEYDAAKDAQGHLEAKIAQLEEVVGNARVIDESSIDTSKVSILSKVKIKNKKNGAVFTYSLVSEEEADLKASKISVQSPIGKGLLGKKEGDTAQIQTPGGEIEFEIVEIGI
- the rsmA gene encoding 16S rRNA (adenine(1518)-N(6)/adenine(1519)-N(6))-dimethyltransferase RsmA; its protein translation is MVKPKKHLGQHFLKDTDIAHDIVKAVKKQQKGMKILEIGPGTGVLTQFLVKEYPDDLVLIDLDKESINYLEKHYSEIKENIIYGDFLRLDLSERLGEKYVIIGNFPYNISSQIFFKVLEDKEKVVEVVGMLQKEVAERLASPPGNKNYGILSVLLQAFYDIEYLFTVGREVFDPPPKVQSGVIRLVRNERQTLDCDEDLFKRVVKQGFQNRRKTLRNALKPLNLTDEVKQLPVLNKRAEELSVKEFEELTNTVASGRINEV
- a CDS encoding NAD(P)-dependent oxidoreductase, whose translation is MNCLIVDYMHDSLQQSLLDIGVQPDYQPTIKRERILEIISEYEGLIIRSKTRVDEEIVSKASKLVFIGRAGAGIDNLDEEAIEKRNITIFNAPEGNRNALGEHTLGLLLSVMNNIARSDKEVRDHIWDREGNRGYEIEGKTVALLGYGHMGGSFAKKVKGMDTRVIAYDKYKEGYSDGIVEEVSMEEVYNEADVFSIHVPLTAETKALVDYDYLSKFKKQIYLLNTSRGEVVPLDGVCKHLEEGKIIGAGLDVLENEKLKTLNEKQKKSFEYLTNSNKTVLTPHIAGWSFESYERINEVLVDKINGFLSERK
- a CDS encoding TerB family tellurite resistance protein gives rise to the protein MDIVTRKQLNILIQLAEADRNFDSEERELIYKIAKLKNFPEESVEELILNPEPIGTFGALSANQRFEYLYSCIELMVIDEKIFDSEIIFCIDIAIKLDFKKDVVQFLKDEINNYSKEEIRPIIFERFT
- a CDS encoding NAD(P)H-dependent glycerol-3-phosphate dehydrogenase; amino-acid sequence: MASKNISKKPVGVIGAGSFGSAIANILAEKSEVLLYARDSETIKKIAEQKENRGQKLHTNITATGDLSYLASVCDVIFPIVPSSAFRTMMQQLSPYLHPYHILIHGTKGLDISLPKGETIDSVKELNRENIKTMSEVIMDESVVIRVGCLAGPNLAKEMAKAQPAATVVASHYGEVIKEGERLLRNDRFQVYGNNDLIGIELAGVLKNIIAIASGALSGLGLGENAKGLLISRGMVEMIHLGKIMGGDVHAFLGVAGIGDLVATCNSTLSRNYTVGYRLAQGESLDQIIATMEEVAEGVNTVRIAKKMVESANKRAPITEALYDVLFGDLTVDKALQMLMRYPYNVDIDFI